From Bacteroidota bacterium, one genomic window encodes:
- a CDS encoding (Fe-S)-binding protein: protein MIVDLFIPCFVDQLFPDTALNMVKVLERVGCGVNYDHEQTCCGQPAHNAGYWDHCKEVGEKFIKEFQNDRYIVSPSATCTGFVKNHYGDLFQNSVLHNQCRQVQKNIFEFSDFLVNVLKITDLGAKMEGVAVYHDSCSALREYAHANDARLGGASPSVPRPNGLSEPAGAQGIHREPRLLLSKVRGLELREMNQWDVCCGFGGMFSTKYENLASGMAQQKLKHAEEAGAELIISTDLSCLLHLDGLIKKQNKQMKLMHLVDVLVQGWE from the coding sequence ATGATAGTCGATCTTTTTATTCCTTGTTTTGTTGATCAGCTTTTTCCCGACACCGCGCTGAACATGGTGAAAGTTTTAGAGCGCGTGGGCTGTGGTGTGAATTATGATCATGAACAAACCTGTTGCGGACAACCGGCGCATAACGCAGGTTACTGGGATCATTGCAAAGAAGTGGGAGAAAAATTCATTAAAGAATTTCAGAACGACCGTTATATTGTTTCTCCTTCTGCAACTTGCACAGGTTTCGTGAAAAATCATTACGGCGATCTTTTTCAGAATTCTGTTCTTCATAATCAGTGCAGACAGGTGCAGAAGAACATATTTGAATTTTCTGATTTTCTCGTGAATGTTTTAAAGATAACCGATCTCGGTGCGAAGATGGAAGGCGTTGCAGTCTATCATGATTCCTGCAGCGCATTGCGCGAATATGCGCACGCGAATGATGCCCGTCTGGGCGGCGCATCCCCGTCCGTCCCCCGTCCGAATGGCTTGTCCGAGCCGGCAGGTGCGCAGGGAATTCATCGCGAGCCACGTTTGTTGCTTTCGAAAGTCCGCGGGCTCGAATTGCGGGAGATGAATCAGTGGGATGTGTGTTGCGGTTTCGGCGGAATGTTCTCCACCAAATATGAGAATCTCGCAAGCGGAATGGCACAGCAAAAATTGAAACATGCGGAAGAAGCCGGAGCAGAACTTATTATTTCCACCGATCTCAGTTGCCTGTTGCATCTCGATGGCCTCATCAAAAAACAGAATAAACAAATGAAACTGATGCACCTCGTGGATGTGCTCGTGCAGGGATGGGAATGA
- a CDS encoding helix-turn-helix transcriptional regulator, which translates to MNKERFLKKLGNRIVELREMKGFSQTQLAHACGKDPQSIERVENGKINPSAYYLLEIAKALDIPLKDILDF; encoded by the coding sequence ATGAACAAAGAGAGGTTTCTGAAAAAACTTGGCAATAGAATTGTTGAACTAAGGGAAATGAAGGGATTTTCTCAAACTCAACTCGCACACGCGTGCGGGAAAGATCCCCAGAGTATAGAACGTGTTGAAAACGGTAAGATCAATCCGTCTGCGTATTACTTATTGGAAATTGCCAAAGCACTTGATATTCCCTTGAAAGATATTCTCGATTTTTAA
- a CDS encoding PD-(D/E)XK nuclease family protein — MESFLDKVAEYILRISNGDPGNTCVVTTNRRAGLFLGKKIASKIKEPVWSPDIYAIEDLVWELSGMKKADLAEQLFILYGVYRDSEKEKAESFDLFCKWAPSLLSDFNECDAHLADTKKLFGNLSDIRNIENWSLGQTELTDFQKQYVHFWASIGKWYGGFRNALEKKKLANTGLASRYVAENISSLIPGDKWKKIIFTGFNALTPAEEKMITVLRGAGLAEILWDADRYYLEDKTQEAGKFLRDHRKNLFAAKNGQPQDFIHVEDHLSSSEKKITVAGVARNVSQAKAAAWFIDQVPENIRYSPETAIVLADENLLLPLLNNIPGHGPINITMGFPFRNMPVAGFVNAIFRLHENADRFNIHSREGELKFYHADLERIFRHPYFRSLCANKNIPSELTSFLTRSNSVFCTRSSLEEVLQKKNISSGVPELFLHTWKNVQEAIFAFLRIISELRVAFAGEEENKHVELENIFLLWQLLHRVQTLFSSYTMGQDTKVFRAVLEQQIAAASLPFYGEPLEGLQVMGFLETRTLDFKNVVLLSANENILPAAKNNSTFIIYELRKAFGLPTFHDRDAVTAYNFYRLLQRAENIFITYNTDTDLFGNKEKSRFVTQLLHELPLVNKKVTIHETVFAAGDPEGETVFAPIVIPKDNDVRKKLDAVSQKGFSPSSLNTYLQCALRFYFRYVAHIKESDDVEEIIGDNTMGTIIHRTLEELYKPALGKNLDTAFYTQALVRAEEVCNAAFRREFGSEGSSTGKNLLAKKIALRYVQSFLGKELENSASEKLKLEGLEKELKAVLEINGKKILVTGKADRIDKNDCTVRIIDYKTGKTEWRELRFEETSELKNDILLAKSFQLMTYAWLYKKNNPQTENIISGIISFRNLKEGLMHVQTAAGELPDSAMLDQFGEMLKEIISEILDAGRSFAQTPEVKRCRNCDYKNICGRE, encoded by the coding sequence ATGGAAAGTTTTCTTGATAAGGTCGCAGAATATATTCTCAGGATCAGCAACGGAGATCCGGGAAATACCTGCGTGGTTACTACTAACCGCCGTGCGGGACTTTTCCTTGGAAAAAAAATTGCTTCGAAAATAAAAGAGCCCGTATGGTCGCCCGACATTTATGCGATCGAAGATCTCGTTTGGGAATTATCGGGAATGAAAAAAGCAGATCTTGCCGAACAGCTTTTTATTCTCTACGGAGTTTATCGTGATTCGGAAAAAGAAAAAGCAGAGTCGTTCGATCTTTTCTGCAAATGGGCGCCTTCCCTCCTTTCCGATTTCAACGAATGTGATGCCCATCTTGCCGATACAAAAAAACTTTTCGGAAATCTTTCCGACATAAGGAATATTGAGAACTGGAGTCTCGGACAAACGGAACTCACCGATTTTCAAAAACAATATGTGCATTTCTGGGCTTCCATCGGGAAATGGTATGGCGGATTCAGGAATGCGCTGGAAAAAAAGAAACTTGCAAATACCGGGCTTGCCTCGCGTTATGTAGCAGAAAATATTTCTTCGCTCATTCCCGGAGACAAATGGAAAAAAATAATTTTCACCGGGTTCAATGCGCTAACGCCTGCGGAAGAAAAAATGATCACCGTTCTGCGCGGTGCCGGCCTTGCAGAAATTCTCTGGGATGCCGATCGTTATTACCTCGAAGATAAAACACAGGAAGCGGGAAAATTTCTGCGCGATCACCGGAAAAATCTTTTTGCAGCAAAGAACGGGCAACCGCAGGATTTCATTCACGTGGAAGACCATTTATCATCGTCAGAAAAAAAAATTACGGTGGCGGGCGTTGCGCGGAATGTATCGCAGGCAAAAGCGGCGGCGTGGTTCATTGACCAGGTGCCGGAAAATATCCGTTACTCGCCGGAGACCGCGATCGTTCTCGCCGACGAGAATCTTCTTCTTCCATTGCTTAATAATATTCCGGGCCATGGCCCCATCAATATCACCATGGGATTTCCATTCAGGAATATGCCGGTTGCGGGTTTTGTGAATGCCATTTTCCGCCTGCACGAAAATGCGGACCGGTTCAATATTCATTCCCGCGAAGGAGAATTAAAATTTTATCACGCAGACCTCGAACGCATTTTCCGTCATCCTTATTTCCGTTCGCTGTGCGCCAATAAAAATATTCCGTCGGAACTTACTTCTTTTCTCACGCGAAGTAATTCCGTCTTCTGTACGCGTTCTTCTCTGGAAGAAGTTTTACAGAAAAAAAATATTTCTTCCGGTGTTCCGGAACTTTTCCTGCACACCTGGAAAAATGTGCAGGAAGCGATTTTCGCTTTTCTCCGCATCATTTCGGAACTGCGCGTTGCTTTTGCAGGGGAAGAAGAGAACAAACACGTGGAACTGGAAAATATTTTTCTGCTCTGGCAATTATTGCACCGGGTGCAAACACTTTTTTCTTCTTACACGATGGGGCAGGATACAAAAGTTTTTCGCGCTGTGCTCGAACAGCAGATTGCCGCGGCGAGTCTTCCTTTCTATGGCGAGCCGCTGGAAGGGCTCCAGGTCATGGGATTTCTTGAAACAAGAACGCTGGATTTCAAAAATGTGGTTTTACTTTCCGCGAATGAGAATATTCTTCCTGCTGCAAAGAATAATTCCACTTTCATTATTTACGAATTGAGAAAAGCATTCGGCCTTCCCACTTTCCACGACCGCGATGCCGTGACCGCTTATAATTTTTACCGGCTCCTGCAGCGTGCAGAAAATATTTTCATCACTTATAATACAGACACGGATCTTTTCGGGAATAAAGAGAAAAGCCGTTTTGTAACGCAATTGCTGCACGAACTCCCGCTCGTTAATAAAAAAGTAACAATTCATGAAACTGTTTTCGCTGCCGGAGATCCGGAAGGAGAAACAGTGTTTGCGCCGATCGTGATCCCGAAAGATAATGATGTGCGGAAAAAGCTGGATGCTGTTTCACAGAAAGGATTTTCTCCTTCTTCGCTCAATACTTACCTGCAATGTGCGCTCCGGTTTTATTTCCGTTACGTGGCGCACATTAAAGAAAGCGATGATGTGGAAGAGATCATTGGTGATAACACGATGGGAACGATCATTCACCGGACACTGGAGGAATTGTACAAACCGGCACTCGGCAAAAATCTTGACACTGCTTTTTACACGCAGGCGCTTGTACGTGCGGAAGAAGTTTGCAATGCTGCATTCCGCCGTGAATTCGGATCGGAAGGATCTTCTACCGGGAAAAATTTGCTTGCGAAAAAAATTGCATTGCGTTACGTTCAGTCTTTTCTTGGAAAAGAACTGGAGAATTCTGCTTCGGAAAAATTAAAACTCGAGGGACTGGAAAAAGAACTTAAGGCAGTACTCGAGATCAACGGAAAAAAAATACTTGTAACCGGTAAAGCTGACCGCATTGACAAAAACGATTGCACCGTTCGCATCATTGATTACAAAACAGGAAAAACAGAATGGAGAGAATTAAGGTTTGAGGAAACTTCCGAACTGAAAAATGATATTCTTCTCGCGAAAAGTTTCCAGCTCATGACGTACGCATGGCTGTACAAGAAAAATAATCCGCAAACAGAAAATATTATTTCCGGAATTATTTCGTTCAGAAACCTGAAAGAAGGACTCATGCATGTGCAGACGGCCGCCGGAGAATTGCCAGACTCTGCAATGCTCGATCAATTCGGGGAAATGCTGAAAGAAATTATCAGTGAAATCCTGGATGCTGGCAGATCATTCGCGCAGACCCCTGAAGTGAAGCGATGCAGGAACTGCGATTATAAAAATATTTGTGGGAGGGAATGA